A region from the Lycium barbarum isolate Lr01 chromosome 8, ASM1917538v2, whole genome shotgun sequence genome encodes:
- the LOC132605959 gene encoding protein transport protein Sec61 subunit beta — translation MARGSSSQSTSSSTTRPGTTAAPRGSAAATAGMRRRRLSGSSSNTGGGVVGSGNASNMLRFYTDDSPGLKISPTVVLVMSLCFIGFVTALHVLGKFYRYRSGA, via the coding sequence ATGGCGCGAGGCTCTTCTTCCCAGTCAACTTCCTCCTCCACAACCCGTCCTGGTACCACCGCCGCACCACGTGGCTCAGCCGCCGCTACAGCCGGCATGCGCCGCCGCAGACTCAGCGGCTCCTCCTCCAACACAGGCGGCGGCGTAGTCGGCTCCGGCAACGCTAGCAACATGCTGCGATTCTACACCGATGATTCGCCCGGTCTTAAAATCAGCCCGACTGTCGTGCTTGTTATGAGTCTCTGCTTTATCGGATTCGTTACTGCTCTACATGTGTTGGGAAAATTCTACCGTTATCGATCCGGAGCCTGA